In the bacterium HR17 genome, ACGGGCGGGACGAGTTTGAACGAGCATTTTCAACCCGACTACCAGTTGCCCAACGACGGCAATGTCGCCGAAACTTGCACGACGGTGACGCTGCTGCAACTGACGCTAGAACTGTTTCGCCTCAGCGGCGATGCCCGCTACATGGACATCGCCGAGCGTCTCGTTTTCAATCACCTGCTTGCCGCTCAACATCCCGACGGTGCCCGTTGGTGCTACTTCACGCCGTTGGAAGGGCGCAAGCAATATCGCAGCGACATCAACTGCTGTGCGTCCAGCGGACCGCGCGGCATCGCGCTGCTGCCGACTTTCGTTTACACGCTGGACACCGATGGCGCTATTCGGGTCAATCTTTACACGCCCAGCGAACTGCATCTGCCTGACCGCGGTCTCCGTATCGTGCAAGAGACGGCATATCCCTACGATGGTGCCATCACTTTGCGCTTTCACCTTGTGCAACCGGCGGAGTTTGCGCTGCGGGTGCGTGTGCCCGATTGGTGCGGGACAGCACGCATCGCGGTCAACGAGGAGACAACGACAGCGCCGAGCGGTTACCACACCCTACATCGCCGATGGCAAGACGGCGATGTCGTGCGGTTGGAATTGCCGATGCGTTTGCGCATAGTTGAGGGCGCCCACACCAACGAGGGTAAAATCGCGCTGATGTTCGGTCCGCTGGTACTGGCAGCCGACGAGCGCTTTTTGCCCACTGGAGCGCTACCCGCTACCGCTGTCACGGTGCCATCTCTAAACGCGACAGCACTGCCCGTGCAGATATCACCTGTAACCGACGATGCCCTTTGGGGCGGTGAGAGGGTATTTGAGACCGAAGGGGTCACACCAGCGGGGCAGCGGTTTCGGTGGCGCCTGACGGATTTCGCCCACGCCGGCGCGCAGGGCACAACCTTTGCCGTTTGGTTGCCCCGTCCCAAAATGTAAAAGCGGGTGACCCGCGATGGACCTCAGCCGCTTGCAACGGTTTCAGGGCTGTTTAGTCGGCGTCGCCGTCGGTGACGCCTTGGGCATGCCCGTTGAAGGATGGACGCGAGAGCAAATTCGCCAGCGTTTCGGCGTTTTGCGGGAGATGGTGGACGGTCCCCGCTCGGCAGGCAGCGTCACTGACGACACGATGCAAACGCTGTCTCTCGCTGAAAGTCTTGCGGAGTTGGGGCATTTTGACGCCGACGATGTGATGCGCCGATTGCTGCGTTGGTATCGCACCGACCCGTTCGGCATCGGCGTTCACACGGAACGGGTGTTGTCATTGGTTGATAGCGGTGTCCCTTGGCGCGATGCCGTTGAGCAAGTGGAGCGTCAGTACGCGCCTTGGACGGCGGGCAACGGGTCGCTGATGCGGTGCGCGCCCATCGGTTTGCGCTACTACCGCGACATCGGCGGTTTGCTGGAATACAGCCACGAAGCGTCGCGACTGACGCATCCCAACCCGCTATGTCGGGCGGCGTGCGCCTTTTTCAATTGCGTGCTGGCGCGCGTCTTGCGCGGTTGGGACAAAAACGATGCCCTCAGTTTTGCGATGGAAGTCATGGCGCATGCGCCTCACGAGTTGTTGGAGCGCGTTCAAGGCATTTGGCAAAAATCCGCCGACGCAGTGCCGTGCAGCGGGTTTGTGCTGGACACCTTGGAATGTGCTCTTTGGGCGTGGTGGCACCACGACGATGTTGAGGAAGCGTTGGTCACCGTCGTCAACTTGGGCGGCGACACCGATACCAACGCTGCCGTGACAGGCGCACTGATGGGCGCCCAGTGCGGGCTGGATGCCATCCCGCAACGGTGGCGGGAAAAAGTCGCCGTCGTGCCCCGTTGCCAAGAGTTGGCGACCTACCTTTACGAATGGGCAGAAAAGGAATGAGGGCGGTGACGGTGCATGGATGCCGCTGAGAAGTTGCAAACGCTCGTCAGTGACGCCGCCTTTGAGTGCGAAGGGGGCAAAAGCGTTTCGGCACGGGCGGTGCACCGACTCAAAGAGCAGCGGCTGCGCGAAAGCATCTACCACGCCAAAGTGCCCGGCGGCACGATGCCTTTGCTTAAAACGCTGCTGACCAACGCCTGCATCAAAAACTGCCGTTATTGCCCGATCGCTGCCTACTGCGACCACCGCGTCGTTTCCTTCAAGCCCGACGAGATGGCGCGGCTGTTCATGGCGATGCACAAAGCGGGCATAGTCAACGGCTTGTTTTTGTCCAGCGGCATCGTGCGCGACCCCGACACGACGCAAGAGTTGCTCAACGACACGGCGAAACTCTTGCGCACCCACTATGGCTTTCGCGGCTACATCCACCTGAAAATCATGCCCGGCGCTTCCCCTGAAGCCGTCAGGGAAGCGGCGAGGTGGGCGAACCGCCTCAGCGTCAACGCCGAAGCGCCCAACGCACAAAGGCTCAAAGCCATCGCACCTGATAAAAGTTTCCAGGACGAAATGCTGCCGACGCTGCAGCACATCGCCCAAGTCATCACGCAAAAGCGGTTGGAATGGTTGGAGCGCAAAGGGCTTGTCCACCGCATCGGTAAAGGGTGGTTGGCAGATCTAGACGAACTGGCGGAAGTGTCGCTGCCGCCCGTGCTGTCCAGCACGACGCAATTTGTCGTCGGGGCAGCCGGCGAAAGCGACAAGGAGTTACTTGAGACGACAGTCAAGTTCTACCGAGAGTTCAACTTGGGACGCGCTTACTTCAGCGCCTTCCGTCCTATCTGCGGAACGAAACTTGAAAA is a window encoding:
- the hypBA1_3 gene encoding Non-reducing end beta-L-arabinofuranosidase, producing the protein MPRWWSAIFATMVVSAMATAHDVTQFAPPQRVRLGGLLGYRFGVNERNRLLPMSEVALLSGFRQRPGAQAWIGEHVGKWLHAAVLTWLNTDNAELKGKIDRIVRDLIATQEPDGYLGTYDSPTRWTMERERGWDVWVHKYVLIGLLSYLNGTQDTGRGTDDGELAKKALEAARKAADLLARTFGTGEGQLDLMERSTHVGMASGSVLQPMVWLYRATGDRRYLDFCRYIVWAWEHSPHGPKLLRSLLTHGDVHKTANAKAYEMMSCLVGGLELYRVLRDAGKGDEAAALLLAAQRAWDDIVAHHLYITGGTSLNEHFQPDYQLPNDGNVAETCTTVTLLQLTLELFRLSGDARYMDIAERLVFNHLLAAQHPDGARWCYFTPLEGRKQYRSDINCCASSGPRGIALLPTFVYTLDTDGAIRVNLYTPSELHLPDRGLRIVQETAYPYDGAITLRFHLVQPAEFALRVRVPDWCGTARIAVNEETTTAPSGYHTLHRRWQDGDVVRLELPMRLRIVEGAHTNEGKIALMFGPLVLAADERFLPTGALPATAVTVPSLNATALPVQISPVTDDALWGGERVFETEGVTPAGQRFRWRLTDFAHAGAQGTTFAVWLPRPKM
- the draG gene encoding ADP-ribosyl-[dinitrogen reductase] glycohydrolase — its product is MDLSRLQRFQGCLVGVAVGDALGMPVEGWTREQIRQRFGVLREMVDGPRSAGSVTDDTMQTLSLAESLAELGHFDADDVMRRLLRWYRTDPFGIGVHTERVLSLVDSGVPWRDAVEQVERQYAPWTAGNGSLMRCAPIGLRYYRDIGGLLEYSHEASRLTHPNPLCRAACAFFNCVLARVLRGWDKNDALSFAMEVMAHAPHELLERVQGIWQKSADAVPCSGFVLDTLECALWAWWHHDDVEEALVTVVNLGGDTDTNAAVTGALMGAQCGLDAIPQRWREKVAVVPRCQELATYLYEWAEKE